The nucleotide sequence gataCCTATCTCCAGCTGTGGTCTgcggacgtctatcggttgataaagATGATGATATCTATCCTAAAGTGATTATGAATGtgaatgtttggatgtttgttacgccTTTACGCCTTCACTGAAACGATTTGGCCTGaagggaatggagatagcttctACCTaccctgcccggctagcatgggcagtagataaaaattatatcccccgattatatccactgatgtcatagaaatcagtggatataatcggggatctaatttttatctactgcccatgctagccgggctggattATTGATACATTCACATAGGAtaggtactttttgtcccggaaaattgaagttcccgcgggattttaaaaaccctataagtatcacgcggatgaagtcgcgggtattatctAGACTAGTAGTGCATATCACTATAACAAATTGTATTTactaaataacaaatattttttatatacaaaagcaagcattacaaaaaaaatagtgaggtaagtaggtacttatatgctTATTAAAGAAAACGATGGAAATGACAACTTTCAATGTTTTATCACACGCCCCCGTTTTGTGATTGGTTCTAGGAGTgataacaataaatacttactaagtaataaatacttacttaattcaaTAGGAAAATGGCACTCGTGAATCTTGCAGAAGAGATTAtacatattaatttcaaatcttACGTCTAAGgaaatataaagtaggtaggacCTATCCAAAGTGGTTTCAGTATATTGCTTTCGAAGAATTGACAAAAATTGTTACAAACTTTCAATTCGTGTAAAAGCGAAACTAAGCAGTtaacaaaatgtaaatatttcaataactTTCAGTATTAAATTCATAAATTGTGGTCACAATTAGTTTAATTGTAACCAATTGCAATAATTATTAACTTCAATGCCATTCGTATGAATTTCCATCGTCATATTATTGTGAACTGTATTGGTTGCTGTTAAAATTGGTTGtattagtataaaaaaaaatagttataggCCCTATATTATCACCATCATCTCTTAACGCCGGCTCACAACTTCTATTAAGCACGGGTAAGTATCCTTTCAGAATAAGAATGGTGGCttggtctaccacgctggctaagtgcgcattggcagactttacacgcctttacgaacattatggagaactcagatATGCAACGCaatgcaaggcatcgtcaaggtctgcatccgtacgtagttgaaattcctcgtacacgtacgaagcgatttgcttcctcgtttctaatccgaaccgctaggatatggcacgcccttccggcatcagttttcccttccacttttaatataggtaccttcaagtcaagagtgaataggcaacttctaggcaagcgcgctccatcttaggctgcatcatcacttgctagcaggtctgattgcagccaagccctagttaaattaaaaaaatgcagGTTTCATGTTTCGAAAAATtcgaggtgcgtgcctgggattcCAACCCAGGGGCCGGCCCTCTCAATCAGGAAGTCAAAATGTGCCACTACTTCACTAGTGACTAGGCTTCATCGTGACAGGTACTCGATGAAGGATCTTTAAGCCATGCTGGAGTCACTCTCCGCCTCAGCCGCTCTCTTCTGCTGGTACTTCTTGACGGGATGGATGAAGGCTATCAGCACCCCGGCCACCACGATCCAGCCCCCGGCGAGGTAGAATGATAGTTCCCAGGACGCAGTCACATCGAAAATGAGACCTGGAATTGTTGgaattaacttatttaattaatttttgacgGACTCCCTGACGAACTgaaagcgctgtggtcttattagtgggaggtctcgggttcgattcccggcaggactggtctagtctggtctaggaggcttcggccgtggctagttaccaccctactggcaaagccgtaccgccaagcgattttgcgttccggtacgatgctgtgaaAAAACctaaggagtatgggtttaataataataaataactgcCTTACCACTTCCTAtatataatagaaataatatttaaaaatatatataaaaaagaatatttaaaaatagaaaaaaattgaaaatctcTCCCAGAACGGTTTGTCACCGCGGGAGTAGTAGACAAAAACCCTCCAATAAGAAAAATACTATCTACAGCTACTTTTATTGTCAGATCTATGGCGAAATGGAGGAGGCTTTCACCGCCACAGGCGGtccttacatcaaaataaaagttataacaAACACAAATAGCaagcatatatttttattataggaaaaaaaaactttttaaaaataagataataagtacaataaaataggcttagaaaaataaatagtagtaaaaagtaaatttaagggaaataatattttttaagaaagtGTAATATTAATGCTTTAGAGTTAAGAAGAAATTGTAAGGAATTTGaataaagcttttattattattattattattattattattattattatgttaccaCTTCCACGTTAGCccggttccatcttagactgaataatcaatcacttaccaccaggtgaaattgcagtcaagggctaacttgtatctgaatagaataaaataaaaatacttccAAGGGAAAGTTAAAAAATCTCACCTGACAAAGGTGGCCCAATCAAATGTCCAATTCCCTGCGCCAATAAAACCAATCCATATGCCGTCGTAAAATCATCCAAAGACACCAGCGTCACCAACAAGCTTGGCGTGAATGTAAACGATGCAGCGAAAAGCAACCCAAACGCTGCACAAATAGAGGCGAGAATCCAATAGCTTGACGCAGCTTGGGGTATGGCTGCTACGGAAGCTCCGCAGAGGATTAGGCACACTGCGTAGAGGTTGCTGATAGAGATGTTTGGGAAGTCACCTATCCAACCGAGGGATACCTGAAAATAAcagaaatcaaaaaaattgcTTCCATAAAAGCCAAAAAATTAGGTAAAAGTACACTTGGCATCAGGTACAAAGAAGTCTAATTTTAAACATGCGTCCTATTTATCTCCTATATAACGTCATAACGTCATgtgctaaaaataaaatattttcaaaaactaggCGGATTTAGGTATTCGAGTATGCATTTTCAAACGTAAACTGTGTCAGTAGTCCATTATATTTTTGTCACTGGAAACTGGCTAAAAACAGAATTCGCCTACCGGAGACAAAATACGCGAAAGTCTCCAGAATTTGGCACAGCTATAATTTTACATCTAAATTCGTATTGAAGGTATTAGCAgctgatatattataataagagAAAATCCtgcaaaatcttaagtttcAGCGGTTGCTTGGTGAACTGCTAACCCTTCTAAACCAATTTTATAATGCCTATATTCTGTAAAACTCACCATTCCAATAGTATTAGTAATGCCAATCAAACTCAACATAAAGGCGCCATCATCCTCAGTGTATCCCTCTTGTATCATATGCTCAGCGAGATAGAAGTATGGCACGATGAACCACACGAATATGATGATAGTGCCGAAGCAGAGCAGGTTGAAGGTGGCCTTCTTGAAGAGGGAGACGTTGAACATGTCAGCGAGGCAGCTGACGCAGTCGTCGTACCAATTCTGCGAAATGTAGAGGAAGAAAGAATgtagaagaaaaaagaaagaaaagaaaaactgttAGAAGAAGAATATGTAACTACTTACTAgcattaaattaaaagttataTCCAAATGCAAGGCGTTAAAATGAGTAATTGGGAGAATCATTTTAGTTggtataaagaaaatattgaattgaaaaaattaatgaaCGATTGCAGCCTGATTATTTGGATCTTATCAGTAAAGCtgttcaataaatcaataaaaaatttgtacAGCAGATAAAAAGGAAAATGAAGAATAAGAACTCAGTATTTTCTACGTTGGCTATTACGAATCTGTAGAGGGTCGAATAATCGAGTTCGTATTACTTACCGTTATTTTTTAGCTGTATTTAACTTTTAAGGTTGTTttactttaattataatttttttctgtaccACTTCTACTACACTTACGTAGGTATCTAATAGCAATAGCTTACCTCTTCTTGTTCATTCACTGTTATCATAGAATTCTTAAAAATGTCCGGACATGAAGAAGCTTTTAGTTTATATCGTTTTATATTTAGCATCGCGTTTCTATGACTTATTGAATTCAACGGCATTTTCAAATCCTTTAAGTAATGATGGTTTACAGACAGCTGTTTCTTAAACCAATCCTTTCTGCTCTCCTTACTATCTTGTTTTATTaatggtttgttttcttttgtttcagcTAAAGATTTACTTATCTCATCTAACTTCGGATGTTTCAATTGACAGTTCTCCAGCATCTTTTCCTTAGAATCATCAAATCTTTCAGAGTGCGTTCTCTGTAAAGCATCATTTGTAAATTTGACTATAGGCGGACTGTTTTCAGCATCTTTTTCTTCtaaagagtttattttaaaCGACGGAACTTTAATTTCTGTATTGTCTGGACTTGCGTTATTTACTAGGGTATCCAGAATATTTTTCGAAAcctgtaaaatattaaaattatattacttcCCATCCCTAAAAATAAGTATTAATTTAGCACAAGTTGATGAACAAAATATTACCTTATCATCGTAAGTGAGGTAAGTCGGTATAGTTACTAACGATTCAGAGAGTCGCTTACTCTGTTTGGTCACTAAACCTACATTTTCACACCTTCGAATACTAGTTACTTCATCCTTTATCACCTGTTCCGGTGACAATCCCTTAGTAATTAATCTTTTCATGTTCTTTCCGCGTGTAAGAGTTTCATTATCATAACATCCATTGGCAATAGATACAGAGCTTGATTGTTTAGATTTGGCATCTTCTTTACTATATTTATCATTCTTATCATCATCTTTGGaatttctttgtttcttttgCTCCAAAATCCACCATTCAGGGTCTCGCATAACACAACCACACACGCATAAATTTAGCAACGTGCCAGATAGCAAAAGTATTGTTCCTCGCCACCCAAATTCTTCAATGAAATACTGTGTCATTGGAGCATAAACAAACGTTCCGACGCCAGTACCACAAGCCCCTAAACCGACAGCGAGATTCCTTTTCTTCTCAAACCAATAAGCAATAGAAACAACTGCAGTTACATATACAAGTCCAAGTCCTAATCCAGCAATCACACCAaatgttatcatcatcatttctaATGTAGTTGAGATTGAAGCAAGAACAAAGCCTATAGTTGAAATTATGCCTCCCAAAATGGTCATACTTCGGCATCCATATCGGTCAACTAAAGCACTCATCACAGGGCCAGATAGAAGTGGAACGGCGATAAATAGACTGCCTATCCAAGCAGTAGTAGACTTACTAGCTTGGAATTCATCCAGAAATTCAATGTACAGCAGACCAAATGAGAAACTGATTCCATCTGCAATCATAGATATTACGAAAGAAGAAAGCACTACTATCCAACCCCATCCTCCATCTGGTATGGT is from Maniola jurtina chromosome 14, ilManJurt1.1, whole genome shotgun sequence and encodes:
- the LOC123871823 gene encoding monocarboxylate transporter 14-like is translated as MESQKDSPSVILRNRTPRDKTKTQEAVRESLLTDSTSGIVKGDDDTTSIDSFSSPELDISRKESILNFKTEEVYKSVQYEEDFDGIKLDSANNNMKKTNGCLPVTNHAFEAIEVGKVIEDQTHITNDDKKVTIPDGGWGWIVVLSSFVISMIADGISFSFGLLYIEFLDEFQASKSTTAWIGSLFIAVPLLSGPVMSALVDRYGCRSMTILGGIISTIGFVLASISTTLEMMMITFGVIAGLGLGLVYVTAVVSIAYWFEKKRNLAVGLGACGTGVGTFVYAPMTQYFIEEFGWRGTILLLSGTLLNLCVCGCVMRDPEWWILEQKKQRNSKDDDKNDKYSKEDAKSKQSSSVSIANGCYDNETLTRGKNMKRLITKGLSPEQVIKDEVTSIRRCENVGLVTKQSKRLSESLVTIPTYLTYDDKVSKNILDTLVNNASPDNTEIKVPSFKINSLEEKDAENSPPIVKFTNDALQRTHSERFDDSKEKMLENCQLKHPKLDEISKSLAETKENKPLIKQDSKESRKDWFKKQLSVNHHYLKDLKMPLNSISHRNAMLNIKRYKLKASSCPDIFKNSMITVNEQEENWYDDCVSCLADMFNVSLFKKATFNLLCFGTIIIFVWFIVPYFYLAEHMIQEGYTEDDGAFMLSLIGITNTIGMVSLGWIGDFPNISISNLYAVCLILCGASVAAIPQAASSYWILASICAAFGLLFAASFTFTPSLLVTLVSLDDFTTAYGLVLLAQGIGHLIGPPLSGLIFDVTASWELSFYLAGGWIVVAGVLIAFIHPVKKYQQKRAAEAESDSSMA